In the genome of Urocitellus parryii isolate mUroPar1 chromosome 7, mUroPar1.hap1, whole genome shotgun sequence, the window AAGTAATTAATGGGAGCTGCAGCCCAAGGAGAAAAGGCTGCTTTGCTTAGGTGCTAGGATGGCTTCCAGAGGAGTTAGGAATTCTGAGGTACCAGCCTCCCGAGGGAATCTGTGGCTGTTAGGTCTTCCTGGGCTTCCAGCCTGCCTAGACTGCACCTCCGACAGGACTCCTAGTCACGGTGGGAAGATAGAGAGGTTCATAGTGCCCAACTGATTTTGTAAGTTGTGCAATAACTAGCATAATAGAGGAGAGGGGTGGGTCACCTGACTCGGAATTTGTCTTATCAGCACCCCttgcccctatttttttttttcaggaacttGAGATCACTGAACATACTTTATCCCTCTTCCCCTTTGCTCCCTCCCATAATCCTCATGAAGAATGCTGCCTGGGGAGTTTTCAGGTCCCTTAGGATTCTGAGATACCAAGAACCAAGGTCTAGGAACTTTGTGGACCATAACTCTGTATTTAGCAGAAATCAGCAGGGCCTGGGTCTCTTTCACCAGCCATGTTTCTAATGGTCGCGGTACCCTTGGTGGGTGACAGCCTCCAGAACATGCACACAGGAGGTCCTGCTGAGGGAGGACGCAGCTAGTGCTGCAGTTACTCTGCAGCCTCCGCTAGTGCAACTCACTCTCCCCAAGAGAGGCTGGAAGAGATGGGAGGGGTGCTCACCTCTGCCAAATGGAAAGGCACAGGCTCTTAGGCTTTGGCAGAGCCTTGCCTCTTGGAGCAtttcctgtgtgtgtggtgtgggctgTGCTCTAAGGCAGGCAGAGAGCTAATGTGTGCTTCTTCCCCTTCCAGTGGCCAGACTAAAGGCACCATTCCTCAAAATCGAAGATGTGAGCATGTAAGTAGaacctcctctctcctcttcccccttcccaggcctgcagagaggaggagggagaggtacTCAGGGGACCCAAGCTGACATGTGGACATGGAGTGCCTCAACCCTGCATCTTCATCTTCCCCACAATTTGCTTTCTTCCACTGTCGAAGAGAAGTCTCACACAGACCAAGGGGAGCCTCTGAGGGTGGCATTATGCAGTTGATACTCCTCTTGGAGATGAGTCAGAGGTTAATGATCCTGTGTGTGAATTACCTTCATTTAATACTCTCCTTTTATGAGCTCCTGTGTCCCATCCTGGCTCATGATTGCTGCTCCTTGCTGGGTGTGTGCTGACACTTAATGTCAATTCATTTCTGGTCCAGTCACAGTGCTAGTACAGTCCACGACATCTTGGCTGAAGTATAAATGCATGAGGTGGCACTGGGGATTCCCTTGTCAGACCACCTCGTACATGATAAAGGCTTTCAGTTTGGCTTTGAAAGGCCCTTTTCAAGCACATATCTCATGACAGCCCTGGGTGAGAAACAGCATAAATCCATTCTTTCCTAGAGGGAAAACTGAGGTCAGAGAAGCCAGGGACTTGTACAGCCACTTTGCTAGTAAATTACAGCCAGGGTCCCTGACTGCCCTAATTGGTCCCCCTTACTTTGCCCTCTGTCCACTGTGATATCTCCTTACCtagagcaggaggatcacctTGATAATGTTAACCTGATGAGCCCTTGGCAGCCACCTTGGTTATCAGTGTCTTTGATTCTAGGATAAAAGTCCACGTGAATCAatagttatttccttttttaaaaagatttaaaggaaaaaaagaccatTTGTGCACAACAGGGACTACTGGGACCAGAACTTTCTGGGTCCTTTAGCCTCAAGCAGGGCACCCCCAGAGCTCCAAGCCCATCTTCTCAATGGGCCTACATTCTCTTCTTAGTGTCTGCAGACAGTAGGATTGGCTTTGGTGGCCCAAAGGCACACGGAAGGCACTCCCTCCAGTTCTAGTGGAGTGAAGCACGTGCTCTTCAGCCCCTGCACCACAAGATAAACACAAGGAACTCAGATGCAGTGTCTGAGATACTGCCGCTGCCTTGGTACTGGTACTGTACATGGCAGGCACAGGTCATATCACTATCACCAGAGGGGTTACATTGCTTGTGTGTTCCCAGCATCACAGACCAGAGAAGAAATTCAAGCAGAACTGAAGTTTCTGGTGATTCTTTTCATGTGCTGTTCTGAAGCAGTAGCTTTTCAAAGCCTGTTTGCCTGACCAACATGAAACCTCCTAAGCAGAAAGTGTTGTTAAGGGGAAAGAGAGGTGCCAGGATTGCAAGCACCCATTCTGCTTAAGGATCCAAAAAGACTTATTGGTTAATTCCCTTCTGAGGCCCAGGCactctccccaccaccaccacaaccagaGCATGGGCTACTCCAACCAAGCACAGCGTGCCCGCGCCCGGCAGTGACCTCAGTCAGCAGGGTTTGCAGAGTACACACAAATCGGTTCTGGCTCTCTAAGTTTCCTAAATGTCTTCAACTTCAGGCAAACTGCCAGAACCCTCCGTATAGATCTGGCTATCCAGAATCTTCATTTGCACCTCTGTTTTTTGTTCAGAACACCAGCCCTCAAATGGTGCCAAGGACCCTCCCAGTGCAAAAAACACTTCCCTTCACAGAACGGAAAAATCACTGCTATGACTTAAACATTCTTCCATGTAGGTTCTGCCAGGTTAAAGTCCGTGAAAGTTGTAGGGTTGAGAGGCAGAATGGGAAGAACCAGCCCAGGAATCTGTAGTGGAGGTTTGTAGTCTGGTCTTGGCCACTTACTAGTCATGAGCTCTTGAGCAAGTCACAGAGCCTTTGgggtttcctttcttctgtcaAATTGGATAAGACCACTTATTCCATTCAGCCCAAAGGATGCTTATAAGATTCAAACAAGCATGAGTATGTACACATTGGGAAAGTAGAGGAATGCGAGGCATTGCacacaatcccagctactctagagacggaggcaagaggattgttaagttcgaggccagcctggacaacttggcAAGACACTGTCAAAGTACAAACAgctggggaggcagctcagtggtagagcccttgcctagcatatacaaggtCCTAatttcaatcctcattaccacaaagagaagaaaaggaagacaggGACAGCATAGTTAATGGTACTAATTTTACCTAGAAAGGCTGGTAGGAGTTCTATTTTAGAACTTAGAAAATGTCAGGATTAGAATTCCGTAGAGAGGCTAGTCCCCTTCCTCATCGTCTCCCTTCCCCACTATAGTCAAAGTGGAAGTTTTTTGTGTTTCAGGAAGTTTCGTCCTTTCCACCATCAGTTTAAATCCTTTCCTGAAATTTCTTTTCTGGGACCCAAAGATGCAAGTCCCTTTGAGACCCTGACAACCCCGGGCAGCTCACACTGTACCAGGTAGGTCTTTTTGATTCCTGAGTACCAAGGACTGGTGACAGGCCAAAGTCCTCCCCCTCAGGGCCCTGCTGGTCAGATTTGGGAATGGCCATCTGTTTGCTCCTTTGGCAAAGTCTATTCTGGGAACTTAGCCCAGAGAAGAGAGGCACTGGGAGTATTCATCCATTTTATTTGGTGTTCTTCATCTCTACTAAGGAATTTAACTTAAGTGTCCAGAGGGCAATAGACTGGTTTCTCAAACTCAGATCTGTAGACCACCATTATGAGAGTGCCCCTATGGTGCCATTGAAAAGTGCGGGTTCTCTCTGGGAGTGGTAGCATATGCCTGTGGCACTTGCCAGTGACTCCAAACACtaaggcaggagatcacaagtttgagattgGCCTGGGCAATTTTataagaccctgttttaaaataaaaaggcctagggatgtagcccagtggtaggtGACCCCTGGATTTAACCCCTAATATGACAAAAAACATGGGAGTTTTTAATATCTCTGatcacatatgtatgtgtatatgagaTAGATGGTTCCTAGACTCAAGTCCACAACTATAGAATCAAAATCTCTGATCATTGAGCCCCAAAAGCTGCATTCCTAGAAGTTTCCAGGTGTTATCAGTGCACATCAAAGTTTGAGTCCTGTTAGGCTAAACACAAGGAATAACTAGGAATGAGACTAAAGGGACTCTCTACATTGTATGGCCATGGCGGCTTGTAGCCTTGTTCATGTTCATACTCCATAGATGTTAGAGAGTTTGAACTTCACTGACCAAAGTGGAAAAAGAATTCAGCTCATGTGGTGGACTAGCTGTCTTCTCAGATGCTCTCTAACTTCTGAGCCAAGGGCTAGTTCATGGGCTGTCTCAGCCCAAAAGCTCCTGGGATCATGGACAGCCTGTGAGCTTCTCATAGACAGAGGCTGTGGGTCAGGACATAGTGCAAATGGGAGGGGAAAAAGGAATGTGGCAGTAGATGGAGGCAGGAACTGGGAGAGAATGGCCTGAAGGTAAGTCCCAAATGTCTTCATTCTTTTCCTGGAAGGTACAAGGGATACCAGGAGAGCCAGTTAGGAGGTGGCCCAGGCAAAGCAGGGTAGCTAAGCTTGGTATGACCTGAGGGTTGCAGCTGGGAGGCCATAAAGGGAAGACAGTGAGGCATTGAAACTTTGGTATCTCCCTGGGCAGAGGATTGGGTCAGATAGGACATCagggtgcagtgtgtgtgtgtgtgtttgaatttcttttttctttttttttttttttcatttttcctacaaACTATTCTAGTGATGGCCTCTGCTGTCCCTACTTACTCTCACCTGTGGTTTCAGAGATGTGGGTGCGGAGAAGACAGATAAGAGAGGCTGCacacctgggcacagtggtacacacctataatcccagcagcttgggagactgaggcaggaagattgcaaattcaaagccagcctcagcaaaagtgaggcattaagcaactcagtgagaccctgtctctaaataaaattaaaaatagggctggggatgtagctcagtggttgagtgcccgagttcaatccccagtactcccaaataaaaggagagagggagagagaggctaCCCACACAGAGGCTTCACCTTCCTTGTTGCCTCTCCTGCCACCCTTGGACAACTAGCACCAAGGGTAGGACAAACCTGCCCATTGTGCCTGCTTGGCCCCTTGGCCATCTTGGtccttcccctccctcacctGAGCTCTAGGCCTTgagcagcagctcctcctccggGGACCCTAGTAGTGACCTCTTTTCCCCCACCCTATATCTTTCACAGAGAACTTAAGGACCAAGAGCCAAGCGTTCAGTCAGCTGTGTGCACCAtgcccaggaggaggaagggctatTGCGAGTGCTGCCGGGGGGCCTTTGAGGATCTGCACGTGGTGAGCCGTTTCCCCATTCCCCACATTGTTCTGAGAGTGCCCAGCCTGCAGTCTCCACCTTGCATGTCCTCCATTGAGGCTGGCTGGAAGTTCCTCTCATCCCATTCCAAACCTGTCTGATGCCCTCTGCCATCTCTTGCCCTGGACAGCATCTTCAAAGTGCCCAGCACCAAGCCTTTGCCCTAGAAGCCCGTTCATATGCAGAAGTTGATCGGATCATCGCCCAGCTCAGCCACAGCTTTATAGAAGTCCCTTCCCAGGCCAGCCTCCCCAGGTGAGTGCCATAGCTGCAGACACAcctgcattttctctctcctgttgCCCTCCCCAGCTGGGAAGGAACCCTCAGGTTGGCAGGACCAGTCTATAATATTTTCCTCACCTTTCCACCATCCTCTATCCTATTTGTTTTAGGGGTGGCCATTGGCACAGTAGAGAGTGAGCAGTTCTGGTTAGCTAGAAGTGGACATAGTTCCTGAGTCCCTCTGGAGGGTAGTGAGCAAGGTCCTTCTCCCTCTGTGGAAGTTACTCTCAGAAAGAAGGATTGCCTGGGGTTTGGTGAAGATTCCCAGACTCATTGAGCCCAGCTTCTCCAGCTACCCACCAAGGGTAGACCCTCTCCCGCCTGGAGCTGTGGCTTCACTTCTCACCCAGGTTCAGCTTGGGCAGCCAGGTTCTGCTACTGTCTGCACCTACCAAAGGGCACAGCCTCCTCTATGAAGTCATTCAGTAGAAGAGCCTCTACCCTGTTCCTCTGGCCAGCCCCAACCACAGGCCACAAAGCCAAGAGGAGCACACAGCATTGGCTGCTCCACAGTATCAGACCAAGAGAGGCCTTTCCCAGAGGGGCAGCTCTCTTCAGCACTAAACACAGAAGAGGCCACTTGCCCtgtcctcagccccagcccaagaggtTCCCATCTTGCTGCCTGTTCTGGAGCTGAACCTGCGCTCACTGGGTATTTCTGTCCCCACAGGCAGTCAGATTCCACAGCTTCTGAATGTGACGCTCTCCATCCTGACACATTGTCCCCAAGCCAACCCTTCCCTCCCAGGGTAGCATCTCCTGGGATGAGGAAAGAAGATGACTGCCAGATCCCAGGTACCCCAGAGCAGGATGGAATGGTGGACAACCTGGAAGCATCATCTGAGCCTGCAGGGACTGGCCAGGTACCTGGACCACTAGCAAGTTGCCAGGAGCTAGGGGGACCAATTGATGTGCTTGTGGACCCTTCAAAAACACCAGTTTCCAGGAGCCCCACTTACCGGCACCTCCTGCCCAGCTCTGATTTTATGGACCTCTCCTCTGGCCTGGACCTGGCATCTGTTGGTCACAAGCGGAAGATTCAGTTCCCCAGCAGCATCGCTGAGAAGAGGCCAAATGCCTCATTTCTTGTACCTGGAGCCGCCAGCCCCTGTGGCCCCAGGACAGCTGATAGCAGGCATCTTCCTCTTCCCAGCTGTGAATCTAAGCCCCAAGCCTCCCTCCGGCCCTTTTGCCACACACAGGCCTGCTGCTCCCTCCCAGACCCCTTACCCTGGCAGTCCACAGACAGACCAGTTGAGTTTTGGACCACACAACCCCCCTGGCCTGGGAGAGAATGGCTCCTGGGACCTGAGGATTCTGAGTGTACAGCCCCTGGTCCTATACCCCAGCAGACTGACCAGCCCCCTAGCTGTTCCACAGGCCCCAACCAGCTGCGGGCCCACCTGCACTCCCCCGTGGGAGGGcctgcaggaagccaggccaCCTCACTTCCCCATCCTCTGCCAGCCAGCATGGGAGCCAGCTGCTCCAGATGGTTCTGGGCCCCTTCATCTCTCCAAGTGCCTTGTCTCCCTGTCTCGCAGGCCCAGCCCTCACCCAGAGCTGCTTCTGTGAGTCCCTAGGTTTTCACACAACCGGCCAGCTCCAGCCCACAGAGCCACAGATCTAAGTTCTACCTTACTTGGTGTTATACACTGGCCAGGGCCAGCCAAGACCAGGGGAGTGGAGCCCTAGGTCTGGTCTTTGAGGTACAAGTAAGTAGCTATGCCCAGCCTTGCGGAGCCCACAAAGCAGACCTCCTGCCTGCAGGTTTGGGGGAAGGACCGAGAGCCTTAGGTAGGGGCTGCTctctcctgcctctacctccagCCATGGCCAGCCCCACACCCGGAGGCAGAGGCCAGACTGGCATAGGGAAGGAACCATGAAGAAGCTGGGGTGGCAGGAGGCCTGCTGGCCCAGCATCCAGGCTCTTGTCTCTTGCAGAGCAGAGGGTTAGTTGTTGgtgttccccacccccacccagcctCCTTTCCCACAAGCATGTGGTCTCTCCTGCTCTCCGATGCCTGTGcgtgtcccctcccccagccccccacGCTCACACAGATCCTCAGGAACATATGAAGCAGAGGAGGGGCCCAGGCTGCAGCACTGCAGCGTTCCCTCCCCCATGCACTTAGTCGGGCCCAGCACTGACCTTTCCCCTGAGCCCAGGATGCGGCTATAGCCCTCTTTGGGGACCCTTCAGCTCTCCTCTGCAGCCTCAGCTCAAGCTGCCCACCCGGAGTTCTGCTGTTCCAGGGTCAGTGTCTCACCTGCCAACTTCTgcatctccctcttccctccctccttccccaaggACCTCCCCCCATTTCTTACTGCCAAGCCATTAATCTGGAGACAGAAATGGGTTTGCTATTGATTCTttggccactttttttttttattacaatttgtACTGTGGTTCTTCTCACCCTTCTGCCTTTGTGTGTTTGTCTCTTTAAATGTTGAAGCTCCCTGAAGCCTGGTGCTATTCTGTGTCTCctttcagaggaagaaaggggGGCCTGGCTGCGGGTGAAGACCTGAGTTGTTAGTTTGGAAATAGAGCAACTGTGTGCAGCCCTCCTTAGAGGCCTTGTTTGGCCTTTTTATGCCATTCCTGTTAAATTTCACAATTCATCTTGATTTGGGAAATGTGAATAAATTTGTTAAATAGCAAAGAGATGGAGTGCAATGTCTCAGTCCTCAGTGACCCGAGGCAGGGGTGAGGGTCCAGCAGATACCAAGAAAATAGCCGGGTAGCAGAATGGGGCCCCCTGCAAGTGGGGAATGTGAGTGTCACCACCCTCCTGTGGCCTGGCCTGGGTGCTGAGGGCAACAGGAGCACCCATCCTTGGTCAGCCTCTTCCTACTCCCGTCTGGGCACTCACTTGGCTCTGCTACCCAGCAGAGGGCATGCCCATCACCCCCCACCAAGAAAACTCCTCTGCCCCAAAGGGCATTCCTGCTCCAAatcctctccccttcctcaggGCCCTGATAATGGCTTACTTCTGGGCCCTACTAGGAATGTCCCTTTCCTTTTGTGACATACAGAGATGACTGCTCCCCACTGCCTTCCCCATCATGGCACCCGATTCTCCTCTTTTTCAGACATTGCTGGTACCTTTGTGCACTGTTCACTCAACACCTATCACACAGGTTCTGATGCCCTCCTTGCCATCACCAGGGCCCATTTCTCCCGCCTCATCTCTGACCCATCTCAATCACGGTGACCTCAGACATTTCTGCAAGGCCATAACCTCCAGGCTACAGTATCCAGTCATTTGTCCAGTCCGGCTTCCAGGCTCAGAGTGGAACGGCCAACACCTGAGACACCCAGGACCTATGGGTGCTGCTTGACAAAGTTAGGCCTTTCAGTGGTTCCTTGACTGTTCAGACCGCTGTTCTTCAAGTCTACTTTCCCCAGACACGCCTTCTCAGCAGATGACCTTGACTCTGACTCATTCGGCCCTGGGTCATCTTGCTGACATCCCCTTCAACATTATCTTGTTCATTGTTTCTCTTTCAAAGGAAACTCTGTCCTTCTTCCCCAAGTCACACTGACCCTATGCTCTCCAGCCACCTTGGTTTCCTCAACTCGCCACCTCTCCTTTGCCTGAAAACTCAATGCCTGTCCATCCTGGAAGGTAACTTGAGTTGACTTGGAAGCTTGAGGGCTCCTCCTCCTGTTCTCTGGCTCCTTCCTGAAGCTGCCTCCATCttgcctttcttccccttctgaacTTCCTTGGTGGTTCTGACTGAAGCATTGCCCTTGGGATTGTCTATTCCAAGGTCATTGGATAGCCTGCTAAAGTCAAGTTCCTCCTTTTGAAACCTCAGTCCTAGCAAACCCATCTTAGCCTGGGTCTACCCCTGCCCCATTGCTGACCATTGCCTGCCCACTCAGCCACCTGGCCATCATTCAGCCCATTCCTTAGGTGTCCCCCTCAAGTCAGCCCCCGACCTGGATGAGCCCTCAGCTCTAACTGCTTTCCCCACACGAGCTCCGGGACCTTCACTCTCTCTTCTCGCCGTCCTTTCACTTCACTACAAGTGTGACCTGCACAGGTAATCCCTCCTCTCATCCCCTCTGAATTCCAGTATCAGGAGGGTGGTTCTGCTGTGCAAAAGCAGGATCTCGCTGCTCCCCAAACTCACtactctggcctcagtttcctcatcttgaaATGAGGGGCATGGATGAGATGATTTCAAAGGTCCTCTCAATAATAAAATGCCATGACCCCACCAAATCACTTCCCTTTCCTACCACCACATGCACAGACCTGAGACGACTCAAAACAAGACCCAGGGCCCCCTTTGTGCTCATTTCCCCAGCTTCTCCAACTGCAACCTCTAAGTCACGTCCAATCAGTCCCAAGTCCTGTTTCCTCCCTCCTGAATGTCCTACTCCACACACCCACTCTTCTCTTTGTCTCTGCCacctcccagccccagtcccatccAGCCTGGTAAGCCCACTTGTCTGAATGCAATAGGCAGTTCAGCTTCCAAGTTTGCCCTGGTCCCACCCTCAAATGCCCACAGTTCAAGGCACAAGTTCCATGTTCCCCTATAGTGTGGAGTCATGAGGGCCTAAGTCCAAGTCCAGGTCCTGCTACTTACCTCTGACCTTTGGCAAACTCCTGaaactgttttgttgttgttgttgttgttgttttagagagagcgagagaaagagatttttaatatttatattttttagttttcggtgaacacaacatctttgttggtatgtggtgctgaggatcaaacccgggccgcacgcatgccaggcgagcgcgctaccgcttgagctgcatccccagcccctgaaactgtTTTCTTAATGTGAAGTGGAGGTAACATTACTTCCTACTCGCTAGAAAGTCAAAGAATCAAACTGCATCTGTGTGAGGTACTTGGCACATTAGCAAACGCACTTATTACCCCCTACACACCTGTGCATTTTCCCTCCTAAATTGAGCTTACTTCACTAATCTTCCATCTTGTGATGTCCCTCTGTGACCTATATCCTCACCCCTAGGGTAAATTTGTGGATGAAGGAGCACTGGAAGACACCCTGTCCCCAGACTCACCTTCCAAAGTCTGGCTCTCCAGAGCTTAGAGGATCTCTTGTGTGAGGAAGGGGCATTTGTGCCCCCACAAGCCTTTGAAAAGACAGATGTGCCTTGGATCTGGTGCCCCAGGTGCCTGGGCAAAGCCTGAGAACTCCATAGAttccaggagagggaggaagagcatgaggtgTCTCTTGGAGTGGTGGCACTGTGGCACTCCCTGTGCGCCCCACTCCTCACCATGATCACATCAGGCCTACTGTCTGCATGTGCACGGCATAGAAAGGGTCCTGAGGCTCCCAAGCCATAACGGGGCCTTTTGTCCTGGACAAGGGCCGGGGAGCTAGTTCCTGGGCACCTTTGACACCAGATCAGGTTGATGGCATCTTCCGTGTGCCAGGCACTGCTTGAAGCACGTGAGGCTCAGCTGCCTATCCTCCCTCTCAGGCAGCACTGTGAGGAACCTGGCTGGGGgacctgctcaaggtcacattCATTAGCTAGGGGAAGCTGGGCCTCCAaccaggagcccagggcctgcTGTTGCCCGCTGCACCATCCTCCACTTCCAGGAATCCCCGTCTTCCCGCTGCAATGGGCTCCCTCACCTTGCAGTTGCTGTGACAAAGTCTGAGTTCCAAATTACTCCAGCTTGGACCTTGTGAGGGAAGAATTAGCCAGAGGGCAGGAAGAGCTGCAGggctgagcccaggcctcctgaTGACGGTCATTCCTGAGGGAAGACTGAAGGTGGAGATCAGAGCCCAAGCCCTGAGCAGAGCCACACAGCAAAGGTGACCCCAAGGGTGCCATCAGGATGGCAGAAACAGAGGCCATCATTCTCAAGTGATGGCCACAGGGACCACAGGAACCGGTCACAAGCCCTTTTGTTCAGGTCTGATGAGGAATGCAATCAATGAGTCTCTGTGTGATGGAGGTGGCTAGTTGGAAGACAGCCCCCAACCTTAGGAGGGAAAATGGGAAAGGGAAATTGAAGCAAGCTTCCTGTTTGGCCAGGTGACTCAAAAGTCACCCCAAGGCTGGGAAGTTCACCCCAACAGAAAGCCAACGGCACCAGGACCACAGATGTGGTAGGTGGTAGCTGAAAAATAGCTGGACCTCAGGTCTAGGCTTGCTGTGTGGTCTTGAATAAATGGAAGGCTTGGATTCTTCCAGCCCCAGCACCATGAAACAAGCCTCACCAGCCCTGGAGAGTCAGGGCTTACTGATGTGGCCCTGGGACATGGCATGGCACAGTGGCAGGACAGTCACTTTGGTATCTGGAGTGCCAAATAGGTGGAGGGTAAGGAACCAGATGTACCAGTCCCCTCTAGTCCCAAATAGAGGTAGAGGTGGAGGTGGGATAGGACTGGCCAGAAGGGACTGGAGCCCTAGCATTTTGAATATATCTTTCACTGAGTGACCCTGTGATTTGAAGAAGCTCATGTAgtcccagagcctcagtttccccatccataCAATGGAGAGGATCATCTTTCCATCCTGGATTACCAGTCATGAGTTTCTAGGGAATACCACATAGTAGGCCATCGTTCCCAGAACctccttttccctacatcctggAGGAGGTTTTCAAAATATCTCCAGATTGAAGAAAGAATTTGCTCAGTCTTGCTGAGCATCTGGGGCTGGAATGGCAGGTGGTTGGGGGGGGGATAGTCACCTCGTTCTAAGCATTGATGTCAGCGCCTCCTAGGAAATTGCCTTCTCACCTCTCCTGGGCCTAAAATAGagctgggggagaggggaggttGTCACAAGCCAGAGGCACCTCCCAGGTTCCCATCAGAGGCCCTGGGGAAGCAGAACAACCAGGAAGGACTTCCCTGCCT includes:
- the Dbf4b gene encoding protein DBF4 homolog B, giving the protein MAESRLPVTDSGARLGISSCLGKYQKSSRGARKQPFSGKSFYLDLPAGKNLQLLTGAIQQLGGVIEGFLSKEVSYIVSSRREAKAESGETGHRGCPSPSEVKVETSSVASPKGNHARPSQKPVHSVPMSRGKELLQKAITKQGSSSGRGSGNSSSLLTNARSWGVRVLHVDEMMMHMQQLSHGSSCVKKQEPKQQEGTHPGVESRTRKVARLKAPFLKIEDVSMKFRPFHHQFKSFPEISFLGPKDASPFETLTTPGSSHCTRELKDQEPSVQSAVCTMPRRRKGYCECCRGAFEDLHVHLQSAQHQAFALEARSYAEVDRIIAQLSHSFIEVPSQASLPRQSDSTASECDALHPDTLSPSQPFPPRVASPGMRKEDDCQIPGTPEQDGMVDNLEASSEPAGTGQVPGPLASCQELGGPIDVLVDPSKTPVSRSPTYRHLLPSSDFMDLSSGLDLASVGHKRKIQFPSSIAEKRPNASFLVPGAASPCGPRTADSRHLPLPSCESKPQASLRPFCHTQACCSLPDPLPWQSTDRPVEFWTTQPPWPGREWLLGPEDSECTAPGPIPQQTDQPPSCSTGPNQLRAHLHSPVGGPAGSQATSLPHPLPASMGASCSRWFWAPSSLQVPCLPVSQAQPSPRAASVSP